From the Rhodoferax mekongensis genome, one window contains:
- the infA gene encoding translation initiation factor IF-1, with product MAKEDLIEMMGVVNEVLPDTRFRVTLDNGHQLIAYSAGKMRKNHIRILAGDRVSLELSPYDLSKGRINFRHIEGRGPMTPRR from the coding sequence ATGGCAAAAGAAGATCTGATTGAAATGATGGGCGTGGTTAACGAAGTGTTGCCTGACACCCGTTTCCGCGTCACCTTGGACAATGGTCATCAGCTGATCGCCTATTCGGCAGGCAAGATGCGCAAGAACCACATCCGCATTCTGGCGGGTGACCGTGTTTCCCTGGAGTTGTCTCCTTATGACCTGAGCAAGGGTCGTATCAACTTCCGTCACATCGAAGGCCGCGGCCCGATGACCCCACGTCGCTGA
- a CDS encoding methyl-accepting chemotaxis protein — MNIKDMKISTRLMAVMGGLTALLVAVVVLAISQMQAMRNDTTAITTNWLPSVGLVGDLKAGLADLRAWESQHVLNTDEGAMERIEKLASQSVATVEATRLEYGKLVDEAEEKALFDALETDWKAYQALHTQLIDMSTKREKFPARKLLEGDAKVLFDKIIVTTKKISEYNQSGATFASNKTDKSFSTARASMLTALLLGAIAAVFATLWVTKSVTGPISTVIDLADNIADGDLSKTIKVDSANETGQLLAALQRMQSKLAHVVSQVRSGSESVATASAEIAQGNNDLSARTEQQASALEETAASMEELGSTVKQNADSARQANQLAMNASTVAIQGGEVVGQVVETMKGINESSRKIADIISVIDGIAFQTNILALNAAVEAARAGEQGRGFAVVASEVRSLAGRSAEAAKEIKTLINASVERVEQGSSLVDKAGETMTEVVSSIRRVTDIMGEISAASSEQSAGVSQVGEAVTQMDQATQQNAALVEEMAAAASSLKSQAHDLVQVVATFKL, encoded by the coding sequence ATGAATATCAAAGACATGAAGATTTCCACGCGTCTGATGGCGGTGATGGGCGGCCTGACCGCGTTGCTGGTCGCCGTTGTGGTACTTGCAATCTCGCAGATGCAAGCCATGCGCAATGACACCACCGCTATCACCACCAATTGGTTGCCCAGTGTGGGCCTTGTAGGCGACCTGAAAGCGGGCCTTGCGGATTTGCGGGCATGGGAAAGTCAGCACGTGCTCAACACCGACGAAGGCGCCATGGAGCGCATAGAAAAGCTGGCTTCCCAATCGGTTGCAACGGTAGAGGCCACACGCCTGGAATACGGAAAGCTTGTTGACGAGGCCGAAGAGAAGGCTTTGTTTGATGCGCTGGAAACCGATTGGAAAGCTTATCAGGCCCTTCACACCCAATTGATCGACATGTCCACCAAACGAGAGAAGTTTCCTGCTCGCAAGCTGTTGGAGGGCGATGCCAAGGTCTTGTTTGACAAGATCATTGTCACAACCAAGAAGATCTCTGAGTACAACCAATCTGGTGCCACGTTCGCCAGTAACAAAACGGACAAGAGTTTCAGTACTGCGCGTGCCTCCATGCTCACCGCACTATTGCTTGGTGCAATCGCTGCCGTTTTTGCCACCTTGTGGGTGACCAAGTCAGTGACCGGGCCGATATCGACGGTGATTGATCTGGCAGACAACATCGCAGATGGTGATTTATCCAAGACCATCAAAGTGGACTCGGCCAATGAAACTGGCCAACTGTTGGCGGCTCTGCAGCGCATGCAATCCAAGCTGGCCCACGTCGTTTCCCAGGTCCGCTCAGGCTCCGAATCCGTAGCCACCGCCAGCGCCGAAATCGCCCAAGGCAACAACGACCTCTCGGCCCGCACCGAACAACAAGCCAGTGCTTTGGAAGAAACCGCAGCGTCCATGGAAGAACTCGGCTCCACCGTCAAACAAAACGCCGACTCCGCCCGTCAGGCCAATCAGCTGGCCATGAATGCCTCCACCGTGGCTATTCAAGGTGGAGAAGTCGTCGGCCAGGTCGTGGAGACCATGAAAGGCATCAACGAATCCAGCCGCAAGATTGCAGACATCATCAGCGTCATTGACGGCATTGCCTTCCAGACCAACATCCTGGCCCTCAATGCAGCCGTAGAAGCCGCTAGAGCAGGAGAACAAGGCCGGGGCTTTGCCGTGGTGGCATCCGAAGTCCGTAGCTTGGCAGGACGCAGTGCCGAAGCCGCCAAAGAAATCAAAACCCTGATCAACGCCAGCGTAGAGCGGGTAGAGCAAGGCAGTAGTCTGGTAGACAAAGCTGGTGAAACCATGACCGAAGTGGTCAGCAGCATCCGGCGGGTGACAGACATCATGGGAGAAATCAGTGCCGCCAGCTCAGAACAGAGTGCCGGAGTCTCTCAGGTTGGAGAAGCAGTCACCCAGATGGACCAGGCTACCCAGCAGAACGCCGCCCTGGTGGAAGAGATGGCAGCGGCTGCCAGCAGCCTGAAGAGTCAGGCCCATGATCTGGTGCAGGTGGTGGCAACCTTCAAGCTGTGA
- a CDS encoding IlvD/Edd family dehydratase, producing MSSEKPPFRRSHAWFGREDRDGFVHRSWIKNQGYPHDLLDGRPVIGICNTWSELTPCNGHFRELAEFVKRGVYEAGGFPLEFPVMSLGETQLRPTAMLFRNLASMDVEESIRGNPIDGVVLLMGCDKTTPSLMMGAASCDLPTIGLSGGPMLNGKFRGQDVGSGTGVWQMSEMVRAGQMTMQEFTSCESDMHRSSGTCMTMGTASTMASMVEALGMALPENAAIPAADTRRKRLAQLTGRRIVEMVKQDIKMSQILTRQAFENAIRTNAAIGGSTNAVIHLLAIAGRIGVDLKLEDFDKLGSEVNNILNLQPSGKYLMEDFCYAGGLPAVMREILPMLHGDALTVNGKTIRQNVENAPCYNREVIKTVQEPFMPAAGIAVVRGNLAPNGAVIKPSAASKHLLQHRGPAVVFESIEDFHARIDDPDLDIDENSIMVLKNCGPRGYPGMAEVGNMPLPPKVLKKGITDMVRISDARMSGTAYGTTVLHTSPEAAAGGPLAVVQNGDIIELNVPERKLHLEISDEELARRLAAWQAPEKPKRGWYKLYVETVQQAHLGADLDFLVGGSGAAVPRDSH from the coding sequence ATGAGTTCCGAAAAACCCCCATTCCGACGCAGCCACGCTTGGTTCGGTCGCGAAGACCGCGATGGTTTCGTACATCGCAGCTGGATAAAAAACCAAGGTTATCCGCACGACCTGTTGGATGGTCGCCCGGTTATTGGCATCTGCAATACGTGGAGCGAGCTGACGCCTTGCAATGGCCATTTCCGTGAGCTGGCAGAGTTCGTCAAGCGTGGTGTGTATGAGGCTGGCGGCTTCCCTCTCGAGTTTCCGGTGATGTCGCTCGGAGAGACGCAACTGCGACCAACCGCCATGCTGTTCCGCAATCTGGCGTCCATGGATGTGGAAGAAAGTATTCGCGGTAATCCCATCGATGGCGTTGTGCTGCTGATGGGTTGTGACAAAACCACGCCTTCCCTGATGATGGGTGCCGCCAGTTGCGACCTGCCCACCATCGGCTTGTCCGGCGGCCCCATGCTCAATGGAAAGTTCCGCGGGCAGGATGTAGGCTCGGGCACCGGGGTCTGGCAGATGTCGGAAATGGTGCGGGCCGGTCAAATGACAATGCAGGAATTCACTTCCTGCGAGAGTGACATGCATCGCTCCAGCGGCACTTGCATGACCATGGGTACGGCTTCCACCATGGCCAGCATGGTCGAAGCACTGGGTATGGCACTGCCCGAAAACGCCGCCATTCCGGCAGCCGACACCCGTCGCAAGCGTTTGGCTCAACTCACCGGTCGCCGCATCGTCGAGATGGTGAAACAGGACATCAAGATGTCCCAGATCTTGACCCGTCAGGCTTTCGAAAACGCCATCCGTACCAATGCGGCAATCGGTGGTTCGACCAATGCTGTGATCCACCTTTTGGCAATTGCTGGTCGTATCGGCGTGGATTTGAAGTTGGAAGACTTTGACAAACTGGGTTCCGAAGTCAACAACATCCTGAATCTCCAGCCCTCCGGCAAGTACCTGATGGAAGACTTCTGCTACGCCGGTGGACTGCCTGCTGTCATGCGTGAAATCCTGCCCATGCTGCATGGCGACGCCTTGACCGTGAACGGCAAAACCATCCGCCAGAACGTCGAGAACGCGCCTTGCTACAACCGCGAAGTCATCAAGACCGTGCAAGAGCCGTTCATGCCAGCCGCAGGCATTGCGGTGGTGCGTGGCAATCTGGCACCCAATGGTGCCGTGATCAAGCCTTCTGCCGCGTCCAAGCATTTGCTGCAACACCGCGGCCCGGCAGTGGTATTCGAATCCATTGAGGATTTCCACGCCCGCATTGACGATCCGGATCTGGACATCGACGAGAACAGCATCATGGTGCTCAAAAACTGTGGTCCCCGCGGCTACCCCGGCATGGCGGAAGTGGGCAATATGCCGTTGCCTCCCAAGGTGCTCAAAAAAGGCATTACCGACATGGTCCGCATCTCGGATGCGCGTATGAGCGGAACTGCCTACGGCACCACCGTACTGCATACCTCTCCCGAAGCTGCGGCGGGCGGTCCCTTGGCGGTGGTGCAAAACGGTGACATCATTGAATTGAACGTGCCGGAGCGCAAACTGCACTTGGAGATTTCTGACGAAGAGTTGGCTCGTCGTCTTGCTGCATGGCAAGCGCCTGAGAAACCAAAACGCGGTTGGTACAAGCTTTACGTCGAGACGGTTCAACAAGCGCACTTGGGTGCCGATCTCGACTTTTTGGTGGGTGGAAGCGGCGCAGCCGTTCCACGAGACTCTCACTAA
- a CDS encoding SDR family NAD(P)-dependent oxidoreductase — protein MSKTSKLARYPSLEGKNVFITGGGTGIGAAIVTAFAEQGAQVAFVDVAEHESRLLADQLTSTLATKVWWRTCDVRDVVALQAATEDAARALGDFSVLVNNVARDDRHTLESVTPEYWDERMAVNQRPAFFAIQALVPGMKRLGAGSIINLGSTGWQTKGSGYPCYAVAKSSVNGLTRGLADTLGADRIRINTVSPGWVMTERQIKMWLNAEGEADIQRNQCLPDKLQPSDVARMVLFLASDDGAMCTAQEFKVDAGWN, from the coding sequence ATGTCCAAAACATCAAAACTCGCGCGTTATCCCAGCCTAGAAGGTAAAAATGTTTTCATCACAGGCGGCGGAACCGGAATTGGAGCTGCCATCGTGACCGCCTTTGCGGAGCAAGGCGCACAGGTGGCGTTTGTGGATGTTGCGGAACATGAAAGTCGCCTGTTGGCAGATCAGCTGACCAGCACCCTTGCCACCAAGGTTTGGTGGCGGACTTGCGACGTCCGTGATGTCGTGGCCCTTCAGGCAGCGACTGAGGATGCCGCCCGGGCGTTGGGGGACTTTTCGGTGCTGGTGAACAATGTCGCCCGCGATGACAGGCACACGTTGGAGTCAGTGACCCCGGAGTACTGGGATGAGCGTATGGCCGTCAACCAACGACCGGCCTTTTTTGCCATTCAAGCGCTGGTGCCCGGCATGAAGCGTCTTGGCGCCGGCTCGATCATCAACCTCGGCTCCACCGGATGGCAGACCAAAGGTAGCGGTTATCCCTGCTACGCGGTAGCGAAATCATCAGTGAATGGTCTGACGCGCGGTCTGGCGGACACATTGGGCGCGGATCGCATTCGAATCAACACCGTCTCTCCCGGTTGGGTTATGACGGAGCGTCAGATCAAAATGTGGCTGAATGCTGAGGGCGAAGCCGATATCCAGCGCAATCAATGTTTGCCGGACAAGCTGCAGCCGTCTGACGTCGCCCGCATGGTTCTATTCCTTGCATCCGACGATGGTGCCATGTGCACTGCGCAGGAATTCAAGGTCGACGCGGGCTGGAACTAA